One window of Triplophysa rosa linkage group LG8, Trosa_1v2, whole genome shotgun sequence genomic DNA carries:
- the scgn gene encoding secretagogin isoform X2 codes for MNCAFDNLDAAGFLQIWQHFDADDNGYIEGKELDDFFRHMLKKLGPEDKITEERVQEIKKRFMSAYDLTADGRLQIQELANMILPEDENFLLIFRREAPLDNSVEFMKGFLKDLFFQHKKNIPSSKLDEYTDTMMNIFDKNKDGRLDLNDLARILALQENFMLQFKMDASSQGERKRDFEKIFSHYDVSKTGALEGPEVDGFVKDMMELVKPSISGVDLDKFREVLLRHCDVNQDGKIQKTELALCLGLKLKQ; via the exons ATGAACTGCGCTTTTGACAATCTAGATGCTGCTGGTTTTCTACAGATCTGGCAACACTTTGATGCTGACG ATAATGGCTACATTGAAGGGAAAGAGCTGGATGACTTTTTCCGACACATGCTGAAAAAATTGGGGCCAGAG GATAAAATAACAGAGGAGAGGGTGCAGGAGATAAAGAAGAGGTTTATGTCCGCATATGACCTCACAGCTGATGGACGCTTGCAGATCCAGGAG ctAGCCAATATGATCCTTCCGGAGGATGAGAACTTCCTCCTTATCTTCCGCAGAGAGGCGCCGCTAGATAACAGTGTGGAGTTTATGAAG GGTTTCTTGAAGGACCTGTTTTTTCAGCACAAAAAGAATATTCCCTCCAGCAAGCTGGATGAATACACAGATACTATG ATGAACATTtttgacaaaaacaaagatgGCAGATTGGATCTGAATGACCTGGCAAG GATCTTGGCTCTTCAGGAGAACTTCATGTTGCAGTTCAAAATGGAC GCCAGCAGTCaaggggagagaaagagagactttGAGAAGATCTTTTCCCACTATGATGTT AGTAAGACTGGAGCTCTTGAAGGACCAGAGGTAGATGGCTTTGTCAAAGACATGATGGAGCTTGTCAAG CCCAGCATCAGTGGAGTAGATCTGGACAAATTTCGTGAAGTCCTGCTGCGTCACTGTGATGTTAATCAAGATGGAAAGATCCAGAAGACCGAGCTGGCCTTGTGTCTGGGGCTGAAGCTGAAACAATAG
- the LOC130557869 gene encoding F-actin-uncapping protein LRRC16A-like isoform X2 has product MTPKSKRKSIHSRMLRPVSRAFEMEFDLDKALEHVPIHIEDPSPPPKLEKKPSTTMAELPSEECKKLQHYTKLRPKRNKKTNSSKIPSVSSTPPQEGEQNGLMGRVDEGVDEFFSKKVTKVNDHKRTSLKSSESQDGDKKRESRKGGFLNLIKSRSSKDKDKDKEKDKEKHQASAAAPAPSQTAPLAAEEPSSPKGPVRSPPPDTKAKSQTPPTNHSSGSERSEEPKTPDSVDSELSEGSPQGSRRYGVQVMGSGLLAEMKAKQEKRSPFSSHKVSESSPSSDKTDGPSSGKGHSPESRSSAITKTEGSVSRCSGEGKPETAQRPRASTSTTTPTSPKPLLQGTKPALAARPAIPQKPRTSSVRSIDESSDSPTGGPKGPGLRRMPSDKEGTSKNSAQEDISVFETDSELDKSISASRVRSAQQRSQDESHEEHSTPLARPGIVLYSLSFYVSPLFSQDVHGDRPLPEIQSAELRRNRL; this is encoded by the exons agatGGAGTTTGACTTGGACAAGGCTCTTGAACATGTGCCCATACACATAGAAGATCCCTCCCCACCTCCCAAGCTGGAGAAAAAGCCATCTACAACTATGGCAGAACTCCCATCTGAGGAATGCAAGAAACTACAACACTACACCAAACTGCGGCccaagagaaataaaaagacaaattcCAGTAAAATTCCT TCAGTCAGCAGCACTCCACCTCAGGAGGGAGAGCAGAATGGCCTCATGGGAAGAGTGGATGAAGGAGTAGATGAGTTTTTCTCTAAAAAAGTCACCAAAGTAAACGATCACAA ACGGACGTCCTTAAAGAGTTCTGAGTCTCAAGACGGTGACAAGAAACGAGAATCTCGCAAGGGTGGCTTTCTAAACCTTATCAAGTCCCGTTCTAGTAAAGATAAAGACAAGGAtaaagaaaaagacaaagagaAGCACCAGGCCTCCGCTGCAGCCCCAGCCCCGAGTCAGACGGCTCCTTTAGCCGCAGAGGAGCCCTCGTCCCCCAAGGGCCCTGTCCGGAGCCCACCGCCCGACACTAAAGCCAAATCCCAGACCCCACCCACAAACCACAGCAGCGGCTCGGAGCGATCTGAGGAGCCGAAAACACCGGACTCCGTGGACTCTGAGCTGTCAGAGGGAAGTCCTCAGGGCAGTCGCAGATACGGCGTGCAGGTTATGGGCAGTGGACTGCTGGCAGAAATGAAGGCCAAACAGGAGAAAAGAAGCCCCTTCAGCTCTCATAAG GTGTCAGAGTCATCACCTAGCTCAGACAAGACAGATGGACCCTCCTCGG GAAAGGGACATAGTCCCGAGAGCCGCTCTTCAGCAATAACCAAAACTGAGGGGAGCGTCTCTCGTTGTTCTGGGGAAGGCAAGCCCGAGACAGCACAGAGACCAAGGGCTTCTACATCCACCACAACCCCCACAAGCCCCAAACCTCTACTGCAAGGCACCAAACCAGCTCTAGCCGCACGACCTGCCATTCCCCAGAAACCACGAACCAGCAGCGTCAGAAGCATAG ATGAGAGCTCTGATTCTCCTACTGGAGGCCCTAAAGGCCCAGGACTGAGGAGGATGCCCTCAGACAAAGAGGGAACCAGCAAAAACTCTGCTCAGGAAG ACATAAGCGTGTTTGAAACCGACTCTGAGCTGGACAAAAGCATATCAGCCTCCAGAGTTCGATCGGCGCAGCAGCGTTCACAGGACGAGAGTCACGAGGAGCACAGCACACCTCTCGCCAGGCCCG GGATAGTACTTTACTCATTATCGTTCTACGTATCTCCACTCTTCAGTCAGGACGTCCACGGCGACCGACCCCTCCCAGAAATCCAGTCGGCTGAACTCAGAAGAAACCGGCTGTAA
- the scgn gene encoding secretagogin isoform X1, with protein sequence MNCAFDNLDAAGFLQIWQHFDADDNGYIEGKELDDFFRHMLKKLGPEDKITEERVQEIKKRFMSAYDLTADGRLQIQELANMILPEDENFLLIFRREAPLDNSVEFMKIWRKYDADSSGYISAVELKGFLKDLFFQHKKNIPSSKLDEYTDTMMNIFDKNKDGRLDLNDLARILALQENFMLQFKMDASSQGERKRDFEKIFSHYDVSKTGALEGPEVDGFVKDMMELVKPSISGVDLDKFREVLLRHCDVNQDGKIQKTELALCLGLKLKQ encoded by the exons ATGAACTGCGCTTTTGACAATCTAGATGCTGCTGGTTTTCTACAGATCTGGCAACACTTTGATGCTGACG ATAATGGCTACATTGAAGGGAAAGAGCTGGATGACTTTTTCCGACACATGCTGAAAAAATTGGGGCCAGAG GATAAAATAACAGAGGAGAGGGTGCAGGAGATAAAGAAGAGGTTTATGTCCGCATATGACCTCACAGCTGATGGACGCTTGCAGATCCAGGAG ctAGCCAATATGATCCTTCCGGAGGATGAGAACTTCCTCCTTATCTTCCGCAGAGAGGCGCCGCTAGATAACAGTGTGGAGTTTATGAAG ATCTGGAGGAAATATGACGCTGACAGCAGTGGTTACATATCAGCTGTGGAGTTAAAG GGTTTCTTGAAGGACCTGTTTTTTCAGCACAAAAAGAATATTCCCTCCAGCAAGCTGGATGAATACACAGATACTATG ATGAACATTtttgacaaaaacaaagatgGCAGATTGGATCTGAATGACCTGGCAAG GATCTTGGCTCTTCAGGAGAACTTCATGTTGCAGTTCAAAATGGAC GCCAGCAGTCaaggggagagaaagagagactttGAGAAGATCTTTTCCCACTATGATGTT AGTAAGACTGGAGCTCTTGAAGGACCAGAGGTAGATGGCTTTGTCAAAGACATGATGGAGCTTGTCAAG CCCAGCATCAGTGGAGTAGATCTGGACAAATTTCGTGAAGTCCTGCTGCGTCACTGTGATGTTAATCAAGATGGAAAGATCCAGAAGACCGAGCTGGCCTTGTGTCTGGGGCTGAAGCTGAAACAATAG
- the LOC130557869 gene encoding F-actin-uncapping protein LRRC16A-like isoform X3 has product MTPKSKRKSIHSRMLRPVSRAFEMEFDLDKALEHVPIHIEDPSPPPKLEKKPSTTMAELPSEECKKLQHYTKLRPKRNKKTNSSKIPSVSSTPPQEGEQNGLMGRVDEGVDEFFSKKVTKVNDHKRTSLKSSESQDGDKKRESRKGGFLNLIKSRSSKDKDKDKEKDKEKHQASAAAPAPSQTAPLAAEEPSSPKGPVRSPPPDTKAKSQTPPTNHSSGSERSEEPKTPDSVDSELSEGSPQGSRRYGVQVMGSGLLAEMKAKQEKRSPFSSHKVSESSPSSDKTDGPSSGKGHSPESRSSAITKTEGSVSRCSGEGKPETAQRPRASTSTTTPTSPKPLLQGTKPALAARPAIPQKPRTSSVRSIDESSDSPTGGPKGPGLRRMPSDKEGTSKNSAQEVRTSTATDPSQKSSRLNSEETGCKSKDTPANGSKDSSQSSKSAESGEEANKDFILNEN; this is encoded by the exons agatGGAGTTTGACTTGGACAAGGCTCTTGAACATGTGCCCATACACATAGAAGATCCCTCCCCACCTCCCAAGCTGGAGAAAAAGCCATCTACAACTATGGCAGAACTCCCATCTGAGGAATGCAAGAAACTACAACACTACACCAAACTGCGGCccaagagaaataaaaagacaaattcCAGTAAAATTCCT TCAGTCAGCAGCACTCCACCTCAGGAGGGAGAGCAGAATGGCCTCATGGGAAGAGTGGATGAAGGAGTAGATGAGTTTTTCTCTAAAAAAGTCACCAAAGTAAACGATCACAA ACGGACGTCCTTAAAGAGTTCTGAGTCTCAAGACGGTGACAAGAAACGAGAATCTCGCAAGGGTGGCTTTCTAAACCTTATCAAGTCCCGTTCTAGTAAAGATAAAGACAAGGAtaaagaaaaagacaaagagaAGCACCAGGCCTCCGCTGCAGCCCCAGCCCCGAGTCAGACGGCTCCTTTAGCCGCAGAGGAGCCCTCGTCCCCCAAGGGCCCTGTCCGGAGCCCACCGCCCGACACTAAAGCCAAATCCCAGACCCCACCCACAAACCACAGCAGCGGCTCGGAGCGATCTGAGGAGCCGAAAACACCGGACTCCGTGGACTCTGAGCTGTCAGAGGGAAGTCCTCAGGGCAGTCGCAGATACGGCGTGCAGGTTATGGGCAGTGGACTGCTGGCAGAAATGAAGGCCAAACAGGAGAAAAGAAGCCCCTTCAGCTCTCATAAG GTGTCAGAGTCATCACCTAGCTCAGACAAGACAGATGGACCCTCCTCGG GAAAGGGACATAGTCCCGAGAGCCGCTCTTCAGCAATAACCAAAACTGAGGGGAGCGTCTCTCGTTGTTCTGGGGAAGGCAAGCCCGAGACAGCACAGAGACCAAGGGCTTCTACATCCACCACAACCCCCACAAGCCCCAAACCTCTACTGCAAGGCACCAAACCAGCTCTAGCCGCACGACCTGCCATTCCCCAGAAACCACGAACCAGCAGCGTCAGAAGCATAG ATGAGAGCTCTGATTCTCCTACTGGAGGCCCTAAAGGCCCAGGACTGAGGAGGATGCCCTCAGACAAAGAGGGAACCAGCAAAAACTCTGCTCAGGAAG TCAGGACGTCCACGGCGACCGACCCCTCCCAGAAATCCAGTCGGCTGAACTCAGAAGAAACCGGCTGTAAGAGCAAAGACACGCCAGCCAACGGCAGCAAGGACTCCAGTCAAAGCAGCAAATCTGCCGAATCTGGGGAAGAGGCCAataaagactttattttaaatgagaatTAA
- the LOC130557869 gene encoding F-actin-uncapping protein LRRC16A-like isoform X1 gives MTPKSKRKSIHSRMLRPVSRAFEMEFDLDKALEHVPIHIEDPSPPPKLEKKPSTTMAELPSEECKKLQHYTKLRPKRNKKTNSSKIPSVSSTPPQEGEQNGLMGRVDEGVDEFFSKKVTKVNDHKRTSLKSSESQDGDKKRESRKGGFLNLIKSRSSKDKDKDKEKDKEKHQASAAAPAPSQTAPLAAEEPSSPKGPVRSPPPDTKAKSQTPPTNHSSGSERSEEPKTPDSVDSELSEGSPQGSRRYGVQVMGSGLLAEMKAKQEKRSPFSSHKVSESSPSSDKTDGPSSGKGHSPESRSSAITKTEGSVSRCSGEGKPETAQRPRASTSTTTPTSPKPLLQGTKPALAARPAIPQKPRTSSVRSIDESSDSPTGGPKGPGLRRMPSDKEGTSKNSAQEDISVFETDSELDKSISASRVRSAQQRSQDESHEEHSTPLARPVRTSTATDPSQKSSRLNSEETGCKSKDTPANGSKDSSQSSKSAESGEEANKDFILNEN, from the exons agatGGAGTTTGACTTGGACAAGGCTCTTGAACATGTGCCCATACACATAGAAGATCCCTCCCCACCTCCCAAGCTGGAGAAAAAGCCATCTACAACTATGGCAGAACTCCCATCTGAGGAATGCAAGAAACTACAACACTACACCAAACTGCGGCccaagagaaataaaaagacaaattcCAGTAAAATTCCT TCAGTCAGCAGCACTCCACCTCAGGAGGGAGAGCAGAATGGCCTCATGGGAAGAGTGGATGAAGGAGTAGATGAGTTTTTCTCTAAAAAAGTCACCAAAGTAAACGATCACAA ACGGACGTCCTTAAAGAGTTCTGAGTCTCAAGACGGTGACAAGAAACGAGAATCTCGCAAGGGTGGCTTTCTAAACCTTATCAAGTCCCGTTCTAGTAAAGATAAAGACAAGGAtaaagaaaaagacaaagagaAGCACCAGGCCTCCGCTGCAGCCCCAGCCCCGAGTCAGACGGCTCCTTTAGCCGCAGAGGAGCCCTCGTCCCCCAAGGGCCCTGTCCGGAGCCCACCGCCCGACACTAAAGCCAAATCCCAGACCCCACCCACAAACCACAGCAGCGGCTCGGAGCGATCTGAGGAGCCGAAAACACCGGACTCCGTGGACTCTGAGCTGTCAGAGGGAAGTCCTCAGGGCAGTCGCAGATACGGCGTGCAGGTTATGGGCAGTGGACTGCTGGCAGAAATGAAGGCCAAACAGGAGAAAAGAAGCCCCTTCAGCTCTCATAAG GTGTCAGAGTCATCACCTAGCTCAGACAAGACAGATGGACCCTCCTCGG GAAAGGGACATAGTCCCGAGAGCCGCTCTTCAGCAATAACCAAAACTGAGGGGAGCGTCTCTCGTTGTTCTGGGGAAGGCAAGCCCGAGACAGCACAGAGACCAAGGGCTTCTACATCCACCACAACCCCCACAAGCCCCAAACCTCTACTGCAAGGCACCAAACCAGCTCTAGCCGCACGACCTGCCATTCCCCAGAAACCACGAACCAGCAGCGTCAGAAGCATAG ATGAGAGCTCTGATTCTCCTACTGGAGGCCCTAAAGGCCCAGGACTGAGGAGGATGCCCTCAGACAAAGAGGGAACCAGCAAAAACTCTGCTCAGGAAG ACATAAGCGTGTTTGAAACCGACTCTGAGCTGGACAAAAGCATATCAGCCTCCAGAGTTCGATCGGCGCAGCAGCGTTCACAGGACGAGAGTCACGAGGAGCACAGCACACCTCTCGCCAGGCCCG TCAGGACGTCCACGGCGACCGACCCCTCCCAGAAATCCAGTCGGCTGAACTCAGAAGAAACCGGCTGTAAGAGCAAAGACACGCCAGCCAACGGCAGCAAGGACTCCAGTCAAAGCAGCAAATCTGCCGAATCTGGGGAAGAGGCCAataaagactttattttaaatgagaatTAA